The following coding sequences lie in one Halomonas sp. 'Soap Lake #6' genomic window:
- a CDS encoding amino acid ABC transporter permease, with protein sequence MDVTFQFDWAAAFRSIPYLLPGIPWTLMISFGGLAIGFFIGILFGLLRISRVRWLRWPAIFYVEVFRGTPILVQVLFIFYGLPQLLGSPINALVAGIAAIAINSGAYISEIVRGGVQSIERGQREASLSLGLSRSQAFRYVIWPQAFRRMIPPLGNQGIISIKDTSLFSVIGVGELVRQGQIYIATTFTALEVYFMVALMYLAITWTLSILLRQLERRGLVGQ encoded by the coding sequence GTGGACGTCACATTTCAGTTTGACTGGGCGGCAGCGTTTCGCTCTATTCCTTACTTGTTACCAGGAATACCCTGGACACTGATGATCTCGTTCGGCGGTCTCGCCATCGGCTTCTTTATCGGTATTTTATTTGGTTTGCTACGTATCAGCCGCGTGCGCTGGTTACGCTGGCCAGCCATTTTCTACGTCGAAGTATTTCGTGGCACTCCAATTCTTGTTCAAGTGCTGTTTATCTTTTATGGCTTGCCACAACTACTGGGTAGCCCTATTAACGCGTTGGTTGCCGGTATTGCCGCCATCGCTATTAATTCAGGGGCGTATATCTCTGAAATTGTGCGTGGCGGAGTGCAATCCATCGAGCGTGGCCAGCGTGAAGCATCACTATCTCTAGGGCTTTCGCGCTCTCAAGCGTTTCGTTACGTCATTTGGCCCCAGGCCTTTCGCCGTATGATCCCGCCATTAGGCAACCAGGGTATTATCAGTATTAAGGATACATCGCTGTTTTCCGTTATAGGAGTAGGTGAGCTGGTACGCCAAGGCCAGATCTATATCGCCACCACTTTCACCGCCCTAGAGGTCTACTTTATGGTCGCACTTATGTATCTCGCCATTACCTGGACTCTCTCCATCTTACTGCGTCAATTAGAGCGCAGAGGCCTCGTCGGACAATAA
- the mnmG gene encoding tRNA uridine-5-carboxymethylaminomethyl(34) synthesis enzyme MnmG, translating into MNYPDRFDVIVIGGGHAGTEAALASARMGCQTLLLTHNIETLGQMSCNPAIGGIGKSHLVKEIDALGGAMGLATDLGGIQFRVLNARKGPAVRATRAQADRIRYKAAIRGMLENQPNLTIFQQAAGDLIVDNNAIRGVVTETGIRFHAEAVVLSTGTFLGGVIHIGLDQSRGGRAGDPPSNALAERLRALPFRVDRLKTGTPPRIDAKTVDFSQLEEQPGDTPTPVMSYLGSRDMHPQQVSCHIAHTNEHTHEIILGNLDRSPMYSGVIEGIGPRYCPSIEDKVHRFADKSSHQVFIEPEGLDTHELYPNGISTSLPFDVQLQVVRSMKGLENAHITRPGYAIEYDFFDPRDLKHSLETKFIHNLFFAGQINGTTGYEEAGAQGLLAGLNAARRAKQLDTWYPRRDEAYLGVLVDDLITMGTKEPYRMFTSRAEYRLLLREDNADLRLTEKGRELGLVDDTRWTAFCQKREAIERETARLTTAWVQPNSPAAAKIAEKTGKPLPREYCLSDLLKRPELTYADIASLPGMASGGVDDEAVAEQVQIQAKYQGYIDRQQDEIDKLKRHESMPLPAELDYQRVEGLSHEIRQKLSEARPETLAQAARISGVTPAAVSILLIHLKKRRLVTSTEVANG; encoded by the coding sequence TTGAACTACCCCGACCGCTTTGACGTGATTGTCATCGGCGGTGGCCATGCGGGAACTGAAGCCGCACTGGCCTCTGCTCGTATGGGCTGTCAAACCCTATTGCTAACTCACAACATCGAGACGCTCGGCCAAATGTCGTGCAATCCAGCGATTGGTGGGATTGGCAAAAGCCACCTAGTGAAGGAAATTGATGCACTTGGTGGTGCTATGGGGCTAGCCACGGATTTAGGCGGCATCCAGTTTCGTGTGTTGAATGCCCGCAAAGGTCCAGCCGTTCGGGCAACACGGGCCCAGGCTGATCGCATTCGCTACAAAGCAGCGATTCGCGGGATGCTCGAAAACCAGCCAAATTTAACGATCTTTCAGCAGGCTGCTGGAGATTTGATTGTGGATAACAACGCTATTCGTGGTGTTGTTACAGAAACTGGTATCCGTTTTCATGCAGAAGCTGTAGTACTTTCGACAGGTACATTTTTAGGTGGTGTTATCCACATTGGGTTGGATCAAAGCCGCGGTGGTCGTGCTGGTGACCCGCCCTCAAATGCACTAGCAGAACGCCTAAGGGCACTTCCATTTCGTGTTGATCGCCTTAAAACTGGCACTCCGCCGCGTATTGATGCCAAAACTGTCGATTTTTCCCAGTTGGAAGAGCAGCCAGGTGATACACCAACGCCAGTGATGTCCTACCTTGGTTCACGGGATATGCACCCTCAGCAGGTGAGCTGCCATATTGCGCATACCAATGAGCACACCCACGAAATTATTCTTGGCAACCTAGATCGTTCGCCAATGTATTCAGGGGTGATTGAAGGGATTGGCCCACGCTACTGCCCATCTATCGAAGACAAAGTGCATCGCTTTGCCGATAAATCAAGCCATCAGGTATTTATTGAGCCAGAAGGGCTAGATACCCACGAGTTGTACCCTAATGGTATTTCAACCTCGCTACCCTTTGATGTGCAACTGCAGGTGGTGCGCTCGATGAAAGGACTTGAGAACGCGCATATCACGCGTCCAGGTTATGCCATTGAGTACGATTTTTTCGATCCAAGGGACTTAAAGCACTCCTTAGAAACTAAATTTATCCACAACCTGTTTTTTGCAGGGCAAATTAACGGCACAACAGGCTATGAAGAAGCCGGTGCCCAAGGCTTGCTAGCAGGTCTTAATGCAGCACGTCGTGCCAAGCAATTAGATACCTGGTATCCCCGTCGCGATGAGGCTTACCTCGGTGTGCTGGTGGATGACCTTATTACTATGGGGACTAAAGAACCCTACCGCATGTTTACCTCTCGTGCGGAGTACCGCTTGCTGTTACGTGAAGACAATGCTGATTTGCGACTCACTGAGAAGGGTCGTGAGCTTGGCCTGGTGGACGACACGCGCTGGACAGCATTTTGCCAAAAGCGTGAGGCTATCGAGCGTGAAACAGCACGCCTTACCACCGCTTGGGTACAGCCTAATAGCCCTGCGGCCGCGAAAATTGCTGAAAAAACAGGCAAACCGTTGCCACGTGAATACTGCTTAAGTGACTTGCTGAAACGCCCTGAGCTTACTTACGCTGATATCGCCAGCTTACCAGGCATGGCAAGCGGTGGAGTGGATGACGAAGCCGTAGCTGAACAAGTGCAAATACAGGCTAAATATCAAGGATATATTGATCGCCAGCAGGACGAGATCGATAAACTTAAACGCCACGAATCAATGCCGTTACCAGCAGAGTTAGATTATCAACGGGTTGAGGGCTTATCCCACGAGATACGTCAAAAGCTCAGTGAAGCGCGTCCGGAAACACTTGCCCAGGCGGCAAGAATTTCCGGTGTGACGCCTGCAGCAGTATCAATCTTGCTGATTCATTTGAAAAAGCGCCGACTGGTCACGAGTACCGAGGTGGCTAACGGATGA
- a CDS encoding amino acid ABC transporter ATP-binding protein yields MNNATQPIVRMQKLNKHFGSLHVLNNIGLEIVPGEVVVVIGASGSGKSTLIRCINGLEEFQSGSLDVDGNELLPNGKSGKALQTIRTEVGMVFQQFNLFPHLSVIDNITLAPMKVRGWNRKDSEDIAQRLLTRVGISDQAYKYPSQLSGGQQQRVALARALAMEPRLMLFDEPTSALDPEMIGEVLDAMRELAKEGMTMVIVTHEMGFAREVADRVIFIHKGEITEQGHPEQLFDAPQHERTRSFLARVLKH; encoded by the coding sequence ATGAATAACGCAACGCAACCTATTGTGCGTATGCAGAAGCTCAACAAGCATTTTGGCAGTCTGCACGTACTCAATAATATTGGCCTTGAAATTGTCCCAGGCGAAGTGGTGGTGGTGATTGGTGCCAGTGGCTCTGGTAAATCGACGCTGATTCGCTGTATTAACGGTCTTGAAGAATTTCAATCTGGTTCACTGGATGTGGATGGTAATGAACTGCTACCTAACGGAAAAAGCGGCAAAGCCCTACAAACTATTCGCACTGAAGTAGGTATGGTGTTTCAGCAGTTCAACCTGTTTCCTCACCTAAGCGTGATCGACAATATCACCCTTGCACCTATGAAAGTGCGCGGTTGGAACCGTAAAGATTCTGAAGATATCGCTCAACGTCTACTGACGAGGGTGGGTATCTCCGACCAAGCATATAAGTACCCAAGTCAGCTCTCTGGTGGCCAGCAGCAGCGGGTTGCGCTGGCACGCGCTTTGGCAATGGAACCACGGCTAATGCTGTTTGATGAGCCTACCTCAGCCCTTGATCCCGAAATGATCGGTGAAGTGCTTGACGCCATGCGCGAACTTGCTAAAGAAGGCATGACCATGGTGATTGTTACCCATGAAATGGGATTTGCCCGTGAAGTGGCTGACCGCGTTATCTTCATCCACAAAGGAGAAATCACTGAACAGGGCCACCCCGAACAGCTGTTCGATGCACCTCAACATGAGCGCACCCGTTCATTCTTGGCTCGCGTGTTGAAACATTAA